The Rhinolophus ferrumequinum isolate MPI-CBG mRhiFer1 chromosome 21, mRhiFer1_v1.p, whole genome shotgun sequence region GATCCAGCTGATTCAACTCTGACTGGTCCAGAAGTTCAAAGTCATCCCCCTCAGCATCAGTGTCCAGGTCTGAACTGGGGGCCCGAAGGAAGCCTCTTGTTGCTCTCTGGGGGGGTGGGCCCGAAGGGCCTGGCTGGGAGGCCCCTGACAGGGCCAGCTGAATCATGCCCTGGGAGACCAGGCTGGCAAGGTTGCTGGTGAGGTTGGATCCTGCAGGCAGGGCACCAAGCAGGAGCTCCGGCAGTGCAGCCTCGTCCCGGCTGGCAGCGGGGGCCTGGGGCCCCTCAGCCCCTGGTGGGGAACGGTACATCAAGCTGGGCATCCCAATGCTGGTATCGTCCTCATCCTCCAGGCCGGCAAGATCCACATTAATGGAAGGGAAGTCGGGAAGGTCTCTGGCAAAGGATTCCTCTGGATCACTGTGACCATCGAGGTCTGGGAGAACAGAAGGCTGTCAGACATGGCAACTGCCTGGCCCTCCTGTGCCTCATCCCCACACAGTCAGTCCCATGCAACCAGACTTTTCCACCCTGGACATCTAAGAGTGAAGCAAACCCGTGGCACTGGTCAGCTTTCCCCCTCCAGTTAGAGATTACTGGCATCTCTACTGGCCAAAGAACTCCCCCCTCTTCTTCCACTATGCCCACCATGAACCTACAACCTGAGGTGACTAAGAAAGGAGGATTCTAAGGAGAGCAGCTGTGCCATCCTGGCTGTAGCCATACACCTAAGCTGCTTTGCCACCTGATGCACTCCTCAGAAAACAGGAGAGGAGGGGGCAGTATCCCCTCGGTCTGGGGAAGCTGAAAGGCAACAGAGCCATTATCCACTCAGGTCCAAGGTTCCCTCACCTTCAGAGCCTTCTGTTAGAGGTGTTTGGCCCCGTGAAAGATTGAATGTGCCGTTATCTGTACAGGAGACCTCAGCATCCGAGTGCTCAGAGTCTGTGATGGCCAATTCCCTGGCAACAGTAGAATCATCCAgcttaggaaaagaaaagaccAACAAGCCTGAAGACATGGTGCCATTAAGAGCAGGTGCAGCTCCCCAGTTACAGCTTGATTAATTAGTTGGCCCTAAAAGCTACCCTAACACCAACAGTGTAACTAGGTGAGGATGGGGACTTTAGTCAAAATTTCAACCCCTTTTAGGCTGTTCCCCCCCAGGAAAACACCCATCTTCATTCATCTTGAGCACAGGAACGAAAGCAGTCTTGGGAATCAACCAGCCAGCTACTCTTAAGCAAGTATCTGACCCAGAGAATCCTTTCATAGGAGCCTGGAGGATACACCCACTGACTGACCAAAGGTGGGCTGGGCTGTTTAAAAGATGATCACAGCAGCTCCTGAAGTTCTGCCATGACGGTAGGGGTTCAAAGGAGACACAGAAGAGGATGTGCTACTCATCAGGCTCAAACTGAGATCTACGTACAGTACAATACGAAGTGCTAACGTAACACCAGCTTCTCTCCTCGTAGCTCTTGGGAGCGAGAGGGGTGGGGTAAGACCTCGAACCCATGAGTTTACTGCCTAAGTGTGAGGTGCCAGATGGTAAAAGGGAGCTGAAGAAAACTGGCTAGTAGTGTAGCTCCCACACCCAAGATACCTGAGGACAGAAGGCAGCAAGCTCCTCTTCACTGTCACTGTGGTTGTCCATGGAATATTCTGGGTGCAGAGCTCTGCGGCGTACTATGTGGAGAGGGAAGAAGGCCTTGACACCTCCCCTTGAGGGAGGACCCCCACCCGCTTTGGACTTAAAGGCATAAAATGAGAACATAAGAGAACTAAGCCTTCGGAATATGGCCCTACACCTGCGTAACCAGGCCTGAGGGTGGGCTGCTGAGGCTAAGTGGCAAGGTAAGCTGACGACACAGCAGAGAAAGATCTCTCTTCCTACAGGTCTCCCTCCACCAGCCCCCCTGCCGACCCCCACTCCCTTTTTGTTCTAGTCAGATGATCAACTTCGAAGCTTGTCAACAGCTCGGGATCGGCGAGGGCCAGACCAGATGTCCAGGTGGAAATAACACTATTATAGAGGGGGCAAAGGGAGTTACCCCACCTTAGTTAAGTCAGGCTTTTGAGGACTGATACTATTCAACTGGCTGCCCCAAGGGGAGCTGGGCATTGGTGACCACCTGCAGGGCTCTCTGAAGGCCAGGGCTTAATGAAACAGCCTAACTGACCAGACcacagaagagaggaaatagtTCTCAGGACTGTTATTCCCATGTTGGAGGGTCTCAGGCTCTTACACTTATGGCTTAGGAGGCAGCAGTTCTGAAATCACCTTTGGAAAGCAGCTCTCAGTAGTGAAGAGAGGCCCAGCCTAGGGGTCTAAAAGAcctgctctgccatttactaactgtgaacttcaatttcctcaaCTTAAAAAGGAAGGTAATACCACCCGCTTCTCAAAGCTGttgtaaaggttaaataaaatgatgtatggAGAGCAGTCAGCACAGTGCTTGGACACAAAGTGCTTCAGAAAAAGCAAACATTACGGATATCTTCACTGTCTTTTATTCAACCTGGGAGAGCTTTCCTCAGATTTGTTTAAAATGGGAGTGTCTAGAATTCCAATTGGGAAAAATTGGTCAGCCTGCATAGACTTCCCTGGAATAGAGTATCACTTTTACCTACCACCCATTATATACCAACCACATCCCACTTCTCCCACTTTCGACTTACCTATTATACAAGACCTGTAGGCTTTTCCTACCTTTCCCCAAATTGCCCAAATAGAAAGAGGCCATCCCCTGACACTtacattgtctctctctctgcttggACATCATGTAGCCACGGACACTGAAGTCCAGCCGCTGCAGAGCTGGCTTCAGCCGTACGTAGGCTCGATCCCACAGTCGGTGATACACAGCAAGGGGCCACATCATGACAGTGACAACTGAGAGGAGGAAACAGTGGCAAGATAGAGAGGGGCTGCACAAAACAGTCCTACCTGTCCCTCTGCTATTGTGTCCTGAGGGACTGGACCCTCAGTGTGGAACAGTTCTGCTTAATTCTGCTGGTCATCCTCTCTAGTCTCCCCTACTACATGAGCGGGTTTGGGAGGACAGAGACTTCTGCAGCCACCTACAGGTCCGTGCACGGCCGAATGTGCTGTTGATATATCGAGGGCAGACCCAGGCAGTGTGTTCACCTGCATGTAGGTATCACTGGGCCATAAACAAAGCCAAATAGTTAACAATGGCTCAGAAA contains the following coding sequences:
- the RETREG3 gene encoding reticulophagy regulator 3 is translated as MAEAEGVAGAPGPVSGPTFRGRGAMSGSLERDQQVEAAQRALVEVLGPYEPLLSRVQAALVWERPARSALWCLGLNAAFWFFALTSLRLVFLLAFSSMVIVCIDQWKNKIWPEIRVPRPDALDNESWGFVHPRLLSVPELCHHVAEVWVSGTIFIRNLLLFKKQNPGKFCLLSCGILTFLAVLGRYVPGLLLSYLMLVTVMMWPLAVYHRLWDRAYVRLKPALQRLDFSVRGYMMSKQRERQLRRRALHPEYSMDNHSDSEEELAAFCPQLDDSTVARELAITDSEHSDAEVSCTDNGTFNLSRGQTPLTEGSEDLDGHSDPEESFARDLPDFPSINVDLAGLEDEDDTSIGMPSLMYRSPPGAEGPQAPAASRDEAALPELLLGALPAGSNLTSNLASLVSQGMIQLALSGASQPGPSGPPPQRATRGFLRAPSSDLDTDAEGDDFELLDQSELNQLDPTSSRSH